The following are encoded in a window of Cyprinus carpio isolate SPL01 chromosome A13, ASM1834038v1, whole genome shotgun sequence genomic DNA:
- the LOC109078975 gene encoding LOW QUALITY PROTEIN: metal transporter CNNM1-like (The sequence of the model RefSeq protein was modified relative to this genomic sequence to represent the inferred CDS: inserted 3 bases in 2 codons), which translates to MSFYNPLSIMAADAADALLPHRIPGPCSXLLLLIASVITTPIHGLLGFRPEDTGGDLSVQDGLLKATEGTRFMLRVYYAASPQRLNRTVSSASGTAAPWIAFIEEPEPGREGQVHPKRNLCVEESARSSDIELLGSFKSASSQNSILVELLAKDLRRGENIKYYSMCAFDGIKWEHYRTRDFWLAVVERPPHTDGWLQAGLSVLLLALSALFSGLVISMLALDPVELKVLQNSGTGKEQKYAHKIESVRKHGNYVLCTLVLCNVLTNTFLVVWMCQILGATPISTAACTFLIFFIGEILPHSVASRHGLAIASKTAWLTKMLMLLTFPITYPISKLLDNMLHQEISNFYTREKLLAMLRVTDPYHDLVKEELNIIQGALELRSKTVEDVLTPLNDCFMLASDAILDFYTMSDVMQSGYTRIPVFENERSNIVDILFVKDLAFVDPDDCTRXKTITQFYKHPLHCVFNDTKLDAMLEQFKKGKSHLAIVQRVNNEGEGDPFYEVMGIVTLEDVIEEIIKSEIVDETDLYTDNRTKRRVSHHERKQQDFSIFKLSESEMKVKVSPQLLLATHRFLATEVEPFKSTHLSEKILLRLIKHPSVVQELKFNEKNKRSPKHYLFQRNKPVDYFILILQGRVEVEIGKEGLKFENGPFTYYGLPAIMTILPTVHRSPSRSSGLNHSDTTIHGGSLGQLSISGGPYLPDYSVRQLTDLQIIKITRNHYQNALTATRMDSSPQTPDADSQVPGERMTIPETRSNSIALPLTEPRPCLTRFHQHSHLYRQPDSTSALNERNRIVRSKSDGQKSPSDSVFLRMDDTPYIRDNRVERKEGTDATTVPMDTDMSTSQLISSHSLGGSDENLGKKLLRKLSNKKRKKSRDGDKPLEDNPEQSQVKT; encoded by the exons ATGTCCTTCTACAACCCACTCAGCATCATGGCTGCGGATGCTGCGGATGCTCTCCTCCCGCACCGCATCCCCGGACCATGCT GCCTGCTCCTCCTGATCGCGTCCGTTATCACCACACCTATCCACGGGCTGCTGGGCTTCCGACCGGAGGACACGGGAGGAGATCTATCCGTGCAGGACGGGCTGCTGAAGGCCACAGAAGGGACGCGGTTCATGTTACGCGTGTACTATGCAGCATCTCCGCAGAGGCTCAACCGGACCGTCAGCAGCGCCAGCGGCACAGCCGCACCGTGGATCGCTTTCATAGAAGAACCGGAGCCGGGCAGAGAGGGGCAGGTGCATCCCAAACGCAACTTGTGCGTGGAGGAGAGCGCCAGGAGCTCTGATATAGAGCTCCTCGGGTCTTTTAAGTCAGCCTCCAGCCAGAACTCCATCCTGGTAGAGCTGCTCGCCAAAGACCTGCGGAGAGGAGAGAACATAAAGTACTATTCCATGTGCGCCTTTGACGGGATCAAATGGGAGCACTACCGGACGCGCGACTTCTGGCTGGCGGTGGTGGAGCGGCCGCCGCATACGGACGGGTGGCTGCAGGCGGGACTGTCGGTGCTGCTTCTGGCGCTTTCCGCGCTCTTCAGCGGGCTGGTGATCAGCATGCTCGCGCTGGACCCGGTGGAGCTCAAAGTGTTGCAGAACAGCGGCACGGGCAAGGAGCAAAAGTACGCGCACAAGATCGAGTCGGTGCGCAAACACGGGAACTACGTCCTGTGCACTTTGGTGCTGTGCAACGTGCTTACCAACACTTTCCTGGTGGTCTGGATGTGCCAGATCCTCGGAGCAACGCCCATCTCCACTGCGGCGTGCACTTTTCTCATCTTCTTCATCGGAGAGATCCTGCCTCACTCCGTTGCGTCCAGGCACGGGCTGGCTATCGCGTCCAAGACCGCATGGTTAACCAAGATGCTGATGCTGCTGACTTTCCCCATCACATATCCCATCAGCAAACTCCTAGACAATATGCTGCACCAGGAAATCAGCAACTTCTACACCCGTGAGAAGTTACTGGCTATGCTGAGAGTTACCGACCCATATCATGACCTGGTGAAAGAGGAGCTGAACATCATCCAGGGAGCTCTGGAACTAAGGAGCAAAACGGTGGAAGATGTGCTGACCCCTCTCAATGACTGCTTCATGCTGGCCTCGGATGCCATTCTGGACTTCTACACCATGTCAGATGTGATGCAGAGCGGATACACTCGCATTCCTGTGTTTGAGAACGAACGGTCTAATATTGTCGATATACTTTTCGTCAAAGATCTGGCCTTTGTTGATCCAGATGACTGCACGCG TAAAACCATCACACAGTTCTACAAGCACCCGCTGCACTGTGTCTTTAACGACACCAAACTGGATGCAATGCTGGAGCAATTCAAGAAAG GAAAATCTCATTTGGCTATCGTGCAGAGGGTCAATAATGAAGGAGAAGGAGATCCTTTCTACGAAGTCATGGGCATCGTCACTCTGGAAGATGTCATCGAGGAAATCATCAAGTCTGAGATTGTGGACGAAACGGACCTCTACA CTGATAACCGTACAAAGAGACGAGTATCTCACCATGAGAGGAAACAGCAAGACTTCTCCATATTTaaactgtcagagagtgaaatgAAGGTCAAAGTTTCACCACAGCTTCTGCTTGCAACACATCGCTTTCTAGCAACAG AAGTAGAGCCTTTTAAGTCGACGCATCTCTCAGAGAAGATCCTCCTGCGATTGATAAAGCACCCAAGCGTGGTGCAGGAACTCAAGTTTAATGAGAAAAACAAGCGATCACCAAAGCACTACCTCTTCCAGCGCAACAAGCCTGTGGATTATTTCATCCTCATACTGCAG GGTCGAGTGGAGGTAGAGATCGGTAAAGAAGGACTAAAGTTTGAAAACGGGCCGTTCACATACTACGGCTTACCTGCTATTATGACCATCCTACCCACAG TCCACAGATCACCGTCCAGGAGCAGCGGTCTCAATCATTCGGATACTACAATCCACGGAGGCAGTCTGGGTCAACTGAGCATCAGCGGAGGACCATATTTACCGGACTATTCAGTTCGCCAGCTCACAGACCTACAGATCATTAAG ATCACTCGTAACCATTATCAGAATGCCCTGACAGCTACACGCATGGACAGCTCTCCACAAACCCCCGACGCAGACAGTCAAGTGCCCGGGGAGAGAATGACAATCCCTGAGACGCGTTCCAACAGCATCGCCCTTCCTCTGACAGAACCACGGCCCTGTCTGACCCGATTCCACCAGCACAGCCACCTCTACAGACAGCCAGACAGCACCAGCGCCCTTAATGAGAGGAACCGCATCGTCC GAAGTAAGTCAGATGGACAGAAGAGCCCCAGTGACTCTGTGTTCCTTCGTATGGATGACACCCCATATATAAGAGACAATCGTGTGGAGAGAAAAGAAGGAACTG